The genomic region ctgccaaccCCAAATAAAGGGGGGTCGGCAAGCTGTGGGGGCCCAACATTCGCCTATGGGGTTCcctagggctttgccccacagaccTCATGCTGGGTTGGCCCCTGCTGAGGCGTAGGCGGGACGAGTGtttctcattcccatcctgcgtcccaacatttgccctcccaacgggaACTACAGCCCACCTTGTTTGCTTGGTGGGagggacagtgtgtgtgtgtgtgtgtgtgtgtgtgtgtgtgtgtgtgtgtgtgtgtgtgtgtgtgtgtgtgtgtgtgtgtgtgtgtgtgtgtgcatatatatacatatatacagatatacatatatatagatacaaatatatatatatatatatatatatatgtatatatatatgtatatatatgtatacatatgtgtatatatatatatatgtatatatatatgtgtctatatatataaatatatgtgtgtgtatgtatatattgttgcaCTGCAGGAGACGCGCTTTGCAGAGGCAGCTAGCCTGCGCGAGAAAGACTATACCTTCTATTGGCATGGTAAGCcaaaagatgaaagaagggaaCATGGTGTCGGCTTTGCTGTGAAGAATAGTCTGTTGAAAATGATTGAACCTCCAACAAACGGCTCTGAACGTATTCTCACAATGAGACTCAACACCACCACTTGCCCTGTGACACTCATCAGTGTCTATGCGCCAACTCTCATGGCCTCTTCTGACACAAAAGATGAGTTTTATGAAAATCTCTGTGCCACCCTTCTGAAAGTTCCTCCAAAAGACCAAGTTATTCTACTTGGCGATTTCAATGCCCGTGTTGGTAGTGACTACGAGGCTTGGCCTTCTTGTTTAGGCAAACTCAATGTTGGcaaagttaatgaaaatggtCAGAGACTTCTTGAATTTTGCACGCGTTTCAATCTTTGCGTTGCTAACTCATTCTTTCAGACTAAACCTCAGAATAAAGTTTCTTGGAGACATCCACGCAGCAAGCATTGGCATCAGCTTGATCTTGTGCTTGTTCGTAGATCAAACCTCAATTCCATCAAAGTTGTTCGTTCTTATCACAGTGCTGACTGTGATACTgatcatttgcttgtttgttgcaaaGTTAAGCTCTTTCCAAAAAAGATGTTCTTTTCTAAGGCTAAGGGAAAACCTCGTCTGAACACTGCAAACATGCAGGATCCTGTGCTTGTGTCACAATTTACAAACCTTTTTGAAAAGGAACATTCAATCATAGAGTCAGATCCAGCTGAAAAGCGATGGCAGTCTTTGAAATCTTTGAAGTCTTCTGACTGGTTTGAGACAAAGTCTAAGATACTTAATCCTGTTATTGTGAAAAAGAGGCAAATGCAGTGCGAGTACAACAAGCACCCCAGTAGAGAAAATCTGCACAAGCTCCGGCAAGCCAGAAATGAGGCCAAGCAGATGGTCAGGCGTTGCGCCAATGACTACTGGATGGAGCTGAGTCAGCGCATTGAAAATGCCTCTGCTACAGGTAATATCAGAGCCATGTATGAGGGCATTAAGACTGCAACAGGGCCTACTCAGATCAAATCTGCCCCCTTGAAATCCTCCTCTGGAGAACTTATTGTGGACAAGGGTAAGCAGatggatcgctggaaagagcattaTTCTGCCCTATACTCTAGGCAGAGCACTGTTTCTGAGTCCGCACTTGCTGCGATGGAGCAACTTAGTGTTTTACATGAGCTTGATGAGATGCCTACAATCTCTGAGCCGAGTAAAGCTATTGACCAGCTTGCCCCTGGTAAAGCTCCAGGAAGTGATGAGATACCTCCTGATTTAATCAAACAGTGTCAGACAGTCCTTCTTAAACCTATTTATGatcttctttgttgttgctggGCAGAAGGTGAAGTGCCACAAGACATGAGTGATACTAAGATAGTTACTCTCTACAAGAATAAAGGTGAACGGAGTGACTGCAACAATTACAGGGGCATATCTCTCCTTAGTATAGTGGGCAAGGTATATGCAAGAGTTCTTCTTGTCAGGTTACAAAAGCTTGCTGAGCGTGTCTATCCTGAATCTCAGTGTGGTTTCAGGGCAGGCCGATCAACTATTGACATGATCTTTGCATTGAGACAGCTTCAGGAGAAATGCAGGGAGCAAAATATgccattatttcttgcttttgtcgatctgactaaagcgtttgacacagttagtcgtgagggactgtacttggcgctttctaaaattggctgccctccaaagctcctttgtttagttagatccttccaccagaacatgaaagggacagtgcagtttgatggaaatttgtctgagccttttgacatacgcaacggcgtgaagcaaggttgcgtcctcgccccaaccctctttgggatctttttctcaatggtccttaaacacgcttttggtgatgtgaaagagggtatcttcctta from Penaeus chinensis breed Huanghai No. 1 chromosome 39, ASM1920278v2, whole genome shotgun sequence harbors:
- the LOC125046469 gene encoding uncharacterized protein LOC125046469 — protein: MIEPPTNGSERILTMRLNTTTCPVTLISVYAPTLMASSDTKDEFYENLCATLLKVPPKDQVILLGDFNARVGSDYEAWPSCLGKLNVGKVNENGQRLLEFCTRFNLCVANSFFQTKPQNKVSWRHPRSKHWHQLDLVLVRRSNLNSIKVVRSYHSADCDTDHLLVCCKVKLFPKKMFFSKAKGKPRLNTANMQDPVLVSQFTNLFEKEHSIIESDPAEKRWQSLKSLKSSDWFETKSKILNPVIVKKRQMQCEYNKHPSRENLHKLRQARNEAKQMVRRCANDYWMELSQRIENASATGNIRAMYEGIKTATGPTQIKSAPLKSSSGELIVDKGKQMDRWKEHYSALYSRQSTVSESALAAMEQLSVLHELDEMPTISEPSKAIDQLAPGKAPGSDEIPPDLIKQCQTVLLKPIYDLLCCCWAEGEVPQDMSDTKIVTLYKNKGERSDCNNYRGISLLSIVGKVYARVLLVRLQKLAERVYPESQYSEINKRIGKAAGTLSKLTDRVWENCILKVSTKMLVYSACILSTLLYGSETWTPYARQEERLQIFHLRNLRFILGINAIFPDLDLANRSWDNVLLNPFMYIILKYCIRHQFINQHSPGSRCKDETDHILWMLQTEITPKDKECNEHDKKRPMLYSYLRDICSMNFKEIPIPGMSDEKSR